In one Dreissena polymorpha isolate Duluth1 chromosome 7, UMN_Dpol_1.0, whole genome shotgun sequence genomic region, the following are encoded:
- the LOC127839512 gene encoding HHIP-like protein 1 has product MTSGTQDEYKRYVLLFFVVAQLMVAKLGVNCHPQCLDARPPFRASSVSFCPAYKDHGCCMPHQDKQLKARFDRIRLLVPASEKQLWTDCENYVKTFLCEECSPYAAHIFDAEQISYGTVPKPRAFPGLCRGYCGEFFTKCKHIVKYYMNEVGSDYMEEASKLQSAITVGEEKFCNETHLVDLDYCYPGLLTNPILIGNISIDKVSQEGCLCMEPFDKVKFRNPIFLKHANDGSKRMFIGEQIGIVHIMYPDGRRITPPFLDISADIQSSSYKGDERGMLGMAFHPNFSQNRKFYIYYTPSITEYEQQQTSADHKTRIEEFQVSADNPDQVDYSYHRIILEVYGFYWNHNGGEVW; this is encoded by the coding sequence ATGACTAGCGGAACGCAAGATGAGTATAAACGatacgtgttgttgttttttgttgttgcgcAGCTTATGGTCGCGAAATTAGGTGTCAATTGCCACCCGCAATGTTTGGACGCTAGGCCACCATTTCGGGCCTCTTCTGTTTCGTTTTGTCCTGCATATAAGGACCACGGTTGCTGCATGCCACATCAGGATAAGCAACTTAAAGCAAGGTTTGACAGAATTCGACTGCTTGTACCCGCGTCTGAAAAGCAACTGTGGACGGACTGTGAAAACTATGTAAAAACTTTTCTATGTGAAGAGTGCTCTCCTTATGCAGCGCATATATTCGATGCTGAACAAATTTCGTACGGCACGGTTCCAAAGCCTCGTGCATTTCCTGGTCTTTGTCGAGGATACTGCGGggaattttttacaaaatgtaaacacattgtGAAGTATTATATGAACGAAGTTGGTAGCGATTATATGGAAGAAGCCAGCAAACTTCAGTCTGCAATCACTGTGGGAGAGGAAAAGTTTTGCAACGAGACACATTTGGTAGATCTTGACTATTGTTACCCAGGATTACTTACAAATCCGATACTTATAGGTAATATATCTATTGATAAAGTAAGTCAGGAAGGGTGTCTTTGTATGGAACCTTTTGATAAAGTTAAATTTAGAAATCCAATCTTTCTGAAACATGCCAATGATGGCTCTAAACGAATGTTCATCGGAGAGCAAATCGGAATTGTACACATTATGTATCCGGATGGCAGACGTATAACACCACCGTTTCTCGACATCAGCGCGGATATACAATCATCTTCATACAAAGGAGACGAACGTGGCATGTTGGGAATGGCTTTCCATCCTAATTTTTCTCAAAATCGCAAATTCTACATTTACTATACACCAAGTATCACGGAATATGAGCAGCAGCAAACCAGTGCAGATCATAAAACTCGGATTGAAGAGTTCCAAGTTTCCGCAGACAACCCGGACCAGGTGGACTATTCCTACCATCGCATCATTCTAGAGGTTTATGGATTCTACTGGAATCACAATGGGGGCGAGGTATGGTAA